The nucleotide sequence ttaccactgtaccagggGGGAACAGGAAGCATTAGGAAAATACTCTAGTGTTTCCTCTAGCCAATCAGAGAtcagtgataaagataagttagataTCCTATTAAAACTCAAATGAAACAAGCTTGAACAAGCCCACATTCAAGTCCAAAAAAAGCAAGCCTGTATCGAAGCTGAAAGGGAAAATAAACGTGTCGAGGACGAACAAGTTTGTATCGAAGCcaagaaagaaatggaaattagaatTAACTTCGATTAaccaaggcaaaatgacaactttgaactcaatcaaTAGTAAAGTATcacaatttaatgaaaatgaagttgataaatatttttaacattttgagaaagttgaTCCAACCATGGAATGGccaactgaaaaaaaatcattattaactGGTAAAGCACATAAAAAGTTTACACTGCTGTTTGTATGGATTACGATGAGGTTAAAGCAGTTCTTCTCAAAGCATACGAGCTAGTATCAAAGGCTTATCGCCAAAACGTCCCAGGACATCGTAAGCAATACAgtcaaacttatatggaattcgcCAACAAAAAGAGGTTTTTTGATCGATgctgtaattctatgcatattagCAACATTGTCGACAAATTAAGACACTTGTGTCTAATTAaggaatttaaataatatactattGACAATCTTAAAACTtgtttggatgaaaagaaagttgaaacgttaTAGGAAGCAGATGTTCTTTCTGATGACTacgtattaaaacataaaacagttttcataaaAGAAAGTTCTGCCATTTCGACAAAATTTGAATCTAGTTGATACAATGAAATTCGGGATTATTCTAAAATTCAGCTTCTCTCGTTCAAAATCTTCattataaaacttcatcaaaatcatGTCTGTCTTCcgtttatataaataacatggtCCGCTCATGCCCAATTGTTAgagattgaaaaacaaaaagaaaaggaAGCAACACTCATCAATGTTCCTGTCCACATATTGACATCGTCTCATCAGATCACCTGATGTTATTGATTCCACCCACCGATAAAAGATGATGAAGTTAGGGATGAAATTAGGCCTTTTGTATCTGTTGGTTCTGTGCATTTGAGAAATAACACTGCTAATCTCATACCTATACGTATGTTATCTAGTACTGGGCGGTCACACTAACTGTTAAAGGTATACTCCCTCTAGATTCAAGTTCTGCCACTGGTGAGCCTGTTATTGCTCGGAAAATTGAGGgtggttttgtttatatttctcttcatgatatttatataacattgGAATAAGGATGTATGATTATTGTTGGAAAACGAGTTGGTTGAGGTAAAAGTTGTCGCCGAACCCAAGATGTTTAGCGAGCCGATCATTGTTTCATCCAAGGATGATAGTTGAATCCAGACTTAATTTCCTCGTGTTACTCGAGTTTAGGTGAAGAAAGTaagccaaaaacaaatgatagacacTTGTTCAGAGAAACATATCACAGATATTTCTCAGACATTTTTGGATCCAACAGGGATGTTGTGAATAATTGTTCCACTGATAACTAAGTGGTGAGTCACAATGATGAACATGAGATATCTGATTCGCCTTGTGTACTTCTTTTGGCGAGAAGTAAACAGATTGCTGAGCAAAAGAGGATCCATAGGTCCTctcactatttaaatatttactccCAAAAGATGAGCTGAAGAAAGTTCCAGATGGTTACTTTTCAAAAAGTGGtgagaaaatggagaccaccaAATGTGCTAGCTTTGGATAACTGAGCTGAAGTTTATCAAATCGTTGTTCGAAAAGAACATCGTgctaatatattaaaagttgacTTTGGCCCCATAtgagaaattatttaaatgtcaACAAGACATGTGATGCAATTATTAGACATTTCGTTTGTACAAAAATTGGGCAAGTTGTTTctcaattttgtaaaacttatcaTACCTGTCAGTGGGTTGGAAAACCTAATCAGAACATTTCCGTTACTCCTTCGAAGTCTATCTCAACTTTTGAAGAACATCTCATACAtgattattgattgtgttaaACCAAAAGATAACATTTAAGTTTTTTCATATCTAATGTAGTTTTATTGATAAGGCTATTTGTATTAATTCTATTATATATTGTCATGATTGTTGAAGTTGAATAATTCTTTGACAGTGTATTATATTTGTTGAATTGTTCGcaatgttcatatttttatttgtttaatgagGGAGGTgtaatgaatttaatattattttaatatctatgtttacttcattttaacatatattttaaaatgcatgtaacttatctTGTTATATTCCGCCTGCACTCTAAGtttctagaagattctcgagcgtaagaatcaatagtatatatatatctacgtaCATGTGCCAGTGATACTGCCAACggaattttcgagaatctcgcttCATGAGTATAAAAAGTAGCCATTGTAACACGCTGGGAGACAATTTGTTAGTTTGATACAGTAAGTATATAATAAACTTCGGAGACTATAACTGTAATAAGCGCTTTTCAAAACTCACAAGAGGTAATTTggaaagtattttataattttcataaatgttaATGTGCATTAACCATCATGCTAACATTCTAAGTTACCTTATCAAAAGGATTACCCAGAGACGATCTTTTATGACGTGCTCTAGTACACGTAATTCTACATAAATGAAACCAACCAAATACCAACAAAACTGGGCACCTTTAAAATATGAACGAAATCTAAATTATCTAAAAGCCACAGAGGAAACCTAAAGAACTAGGAAATAAGCATTACCTGAGCTGAAGTTAAATGAAAACTGTAAATTTGGACTGTTAAAATAGGCATTGTAAAACAATCGTCCTTATATCGTATACAGggtatgaaaaaaaatgtaaaagggtgtgtgtgtgtgtgtactttggATATGACAATCTTACGATGGAGTTTTTCCTATATGAATTACATTGTAGGGGTATTTTAAGGATACGTGGTGGTCAGACAAAGCATGAGTGCACGTGGTAACATGGATTGAAAAGACGTGGAGGGTTTCCCGAGTTGTTTTTATGTAACGTATTAATCCTTTATATTATAGTACCCTAATTTAAAAACtgagtagaaatatttatttgaacgATATTTGTGAAATATGTACACTATTCTTCATTTTATATACTGCAGATTTATTTTTAGATGCAAAATTAAattcagaaaatgtttaaatattcattgtGTTTTAATGTAAGGCCAGTAAACTGTTTAATCAAGTGAACTTGATATATAGTTCTTAATGGAAATTGATTCGTCACTATAGGATGTATTTATAATGTTTGCACTGTTATTGCTATTTTCAATCTGGACAATATACTTTATTCGAATAGACTAAATGGAGTAATTTAGAACTGTTAACCAGAAAGATATTAATCAGTCCGTAGCACTTTCTCACCTTTACGACCTCTTTAACCAATAGCACAATTGATTGTTGCAGTTATAATGCTCTCAAAATTGAAAGCACGGTGTATTATCAGTAGCATATGGCAGCTAGAACCTTTAACCATTTGACACGCAGTCTGAAATGATAATCATTAAATCATGCATAGCCCTATAGTTTGTATTGTAGTTAGATGTCTTTAAAGATTATCTCACagaaacaattatataaattaacTATGTTTActtgaatttataataatttctagTTACCCATACCgacgttttgttttattgtatttaaaataagtgCTTCATGATGTGGTTTAAATAACAAATTGTGATTGTGAATCAAAGCTTTTTTAATATGTTCTATAATTCAAACAACTCTGAAGTAAAGGTGTGTTTAGTAAGTTTTTCAACGCGGCCTTAATCAATTCACCTTATGAcgtttctgtattattattaatatccgAATCTTTTTTTGCGACAGAACGAGGCAGCTAGTACACAACTGGGTAACACTAGTATTTccttattttaacagttaaatggTAATCAACTTAATACattgaaacaaaatctaataGATTTCTGTGAGAAAAACTGAAACTTGATATTGTTTTACTATTCATTTCAAAGCTATTTTCGAACTTACACAGAAAACATCATACTCTCTTTTTTCACAAGTAAACATATTTTGAGATCTAATTTTGTATTGAGATAAAGGGAAGATAAATTGTTGGTTTATCgactaaatatataatgtttctgaCTGTTTGTTCttctattttgtttataaactgaaaaaatgaCAAATTCTTACCTTTAACTCCACTTATATTAACAGTCATCAATACATGTTATAGGAGTAATGGAATGTTAAATCTTTCATAACAAATGTGACGTCATACTCCTGCGTAATTTCTGATGAAAATTCTTTATTCACAATCTTcatacaatcatgtgaaaaattAGACACcccatgaaagcctgtgtatttttgtaacaattttagataaatggatatttaatatcagttgtaacaatactgagagattaaagtaatataactaaagaattaaaactgaataaaagactttttaagatcttctgtaaaatgtaattctacaaaaatgcatatccTAACTGAGGAAAAACTTAGGACACCCACATTTGTTCTCACTTAAAATGACTCAACTCACAtgcaggtgtatcacaccaggtgcacttgattagaagatcgttactcagcattgtgaatgaggcttgccctatttaagcCTCAGACAGCTcctttgctctcaccatggtgctcactctcacttcaacagtcaggagcacaccaaactaaatgtctgaattgtagcagcttatgagtctggtaatggatttaaaaagatcccaagagattttgaaatcagccattccactgtccggaaaatagtcaacaagtggagggctttcaaaacaactgccaacatgcccaggtctggttgtcTAAGCaggttcaccccgagagcagaccgcaagatgctaaaagaggtctccaaaaaccctaaaatgtcatcacgggacctacagcaggctctggctactgttgatgtgaatgtgcatgcctctacaatcagaatgagactgcacaagtgtaacttgcatggaaggtatacaaggaggaaacctttgctctctaagagaaacatcaaagccagactaaagtttgccagagagaatgtagacgaATACCaagacttctggaataatgttctttggacagatgagtccaaaattgaattatttggacaaaAGAATGGAGGACATGTTTCGCGTaaatcaaatacagcattccaggaaaagaacctcacatcaactgtaaagcatggaagtggaagtatcatggtttggggctgctttgctgtagcaggacctggacagctcacaatcatagaatccaccatgaattttactgtgtagcagagagtgcttgaggaacatgtgagaccatctgtaagaaaatcaaagctgaagcggaactggaccttGCAACACGTCAATgatccaaaacataccagtaaatctaccaaggactggctgaaaactaagaaatggaaagtCCTGGAATGGTCGAATCAAagcccattgagatgctgtggggtgacttgaaacgggctgtacatgcaagaaaccccctcaaacatctcacagttgacagaattctacattgaggagTGGGGGAAAACTTtctcagaccaatgtcagagactggtagatggttacaagaagcgtctcactgcagttatttcagtcaaagggggtaacactagctattagggggtagagtgtcctaactttttcctcagttagaatatgcattttttgtagaattacatttacagaatatcttgaaaagtcttttcttcagttttaattgtttagttatattcctataatttctcagtattgctaaaattgagaataaatatctatgtatcctaaaatgttacaaaaatacacaggctttcatagggtgtactatttttttttcacatgactgtatgtacgtaatataacatattagtaacataattacataatattcttaaaatattaaaatcgaaCTTATATTCATTATCTGTAAGTTATTGTTACTATAATTgcataataataacttttaaaatatgataaaacttcaacacttcattatttacataacaattactatttattttctattgctaagatatttttttctaaaccttGTTTCTTACACAGGAAGGGTGTTCTTTATGTTGGCAATGATGGAGTCTACTGTTCCAGTGTTAGGAACAACTAGCTATTCTCAGTTGTATAATGCAACTGTCGGTATTTATCCAGGGATAAGTTATCTGACTGCAagcatttttatcattttccCATCATCGTTTTCacgtaaatatattaaattgtgtaatttatttgAGTCCATGAgttctatatatttgtttaaactaaCTTTGCTTctgattattttgaaatatttatatattggaaCAACTTCTTGTGGCTTGAATTTACTACAGCTTATTGTTGAGTGTTATTCCAGtttattaaagatttaaaaaatgttgtttttcacaCTTATCaacattctgaaatattttagttatggTATCTAATTATAGTCGAATTACTTGTATGTATGTGCATCCAATCTCATGCAGTTTCTATGAGCGTCAGCTGATGAATCAAATGtgcaataaattaaattttaaacatagtTCCTATTATGATAATAATGGTAATAATGAACAACGAATAAATCGATTTGTATTTCAAGGAACACACCATAAGCGGTAAAATGGTGGCTAAGGACCACATAATCAATACATTTTTCTGTCATAAGTCAGTGCCCTCTGGTAAcaagtttgttttctgttacatAATTGTAACATCAGtttcttatttaattatgttatatcAAACTTTGTTTACTTCTATATTAAACTTACTGTAGTCTCTAGTGTATCAGTAGtgagtttgaaggcttataacgcaaaaaccgggtttcaatacatgtaattttatttcattcgtATATTACTAACGTTTAACTTGATATACAAGATATCAAACACTTAGATATACAAGTATTAAAACCAGCTAATAACCATGATATTACGTAAATACAAATTGTTAGGATTCAAACTCGTTCTGATACGAACCACGTCTTTACAATCTACGTCACCACATCTAGTCATACTGTGTCTGACGACCATATATCTTGACAATAGTCCTACAACATAATTTCTAATGCAAAAGTCTCATAAGTTGTCATGTTTAAAAAGCATCCTTTCTTCTTCATGCTTTCcgtaatatatcatatatatagaAGGATAACAATATTCCAGAGCCCATTTCAACAGCTTAATTGCACAGAAATCCGTAGACACTGTATCTTGTGACTAGATTGGTATTCTTTGTATTAAAGAGCGTGAATGCATATTTCATTCACCAGCTCGAGGTATTTATTGATTGAGCAGATATTTCACGAAAATAGCTTGTGTACTTGTGACTTGTATAACTTTTCTAGAGATCCTACTTGATCATGTTGAACACTGCTACCTGTGGCATGTGGATGACTTTTTGCtcctgaattttgttttcattatttttacatatcaTGCAGCATTTTGCTTACCATGACTGGGAAAAGCCATTCTGTAGATCAAATTCTGCCTCCAGTTGGCcctatttcattatttttcaatcTCATTAAGTACACAGGATATCCCCACGCTGTGTATTGCAAATCTTCAAtgaaaacacatctttatgacCCGATTGTTTAAGTACTCTGTCGAAAAAGGctgttacatacatacataagaaGTCTAAGGAAATGAATGTCATTTACAAAATCTATGTGTTGAAATGGACTAAGTTTTATAACCTTAGGGGGTAACAGTTTTAAGGAGAAAATGTTTTTTCCCCCAAAGATATAAGACTTGTGGGATAATCATTCCTTGAGTATGCCGTAATAGTGGGATGGATAGCCAAAGCAGTTGtgcattttggtttgtttgtttgtttgtttttgaatttcgcacaaagctactttgagggctatctgtgctagccgtccctaatttagcagtgtaagactagagggaaggcagctagtcatcaccacccactgccaactcttgggctactctcttaccaacgaattgtgagactgaccgtcacattataacgaccccacggctgggagagcgagcacgtttggcgtgacgcgggcgcgaacccgcgaccctcggattacgagtcgcacgccttacgcgctaggccatgccaggcctgtgcACTTTGGAATAAAAGCTTCAAACTTAGAAATTTCACATATATGTCAAGGTTCTTTTTTTGACATTGGGAAACATCAGGAACTCCTCCTATGTGAAGCTGGGCAACAGTTAGAGAAGTGATATGACCGATATGACTCGATACCAGCCACCAGAAACAGAAGTAAAATCAATCCTTTAGTTACACTGCAAGAGggcccccgctggtacagtggtaagtctacggatttacaatgctaaaatcaacggttctattcccctcggcagactcagcagatatcacaatgtggctttgctataagaaacacacacacactgcaagAGAGTGGCTGAAAAACGTGTTTATAGTATTTTGTGATCTTCTAAAGATAGTACTAGAACGATTTTTTTTACTATGTGCTCATCAGAAAATGAAGAAATGTAAAATCACACATCAACAAgtaattatttcacaaattacCAGAAACTAGTATAACTTAATTTTCCAATACTTATTTTGTCCCCTGCTGGAATTCTATAACTTGATTCAGGGTATAATATGATATGCGATGTATGATGTACTTATGTATTTTACTTCTTAGACTAGAAAATGCGCACCATAGTTCATATCcaataatattctatttcttATTACTTGAAGGACGTCATATTCAGTTCTGTGAGCACTTCTTCACATGAGCAAGTCCAATACATTGTAAAGCAGCTGTCTTGCACTTGCTTAGACTGCTGCATCAGATTTTGCAGTTACAGCAGAGGAGCTGATATCATGCACTTGTTGCTTCAGAAAGAGTTGTCCATTCTGACTCGTACAGTCCACCTTCGTTTATCTCTAGTTAATAGGCGAAGGAAGCATAAGTGCTGGTTCCTGTGTCTGGTCCCATTTGTTCCCACCTAGATAGGAAATTCGCTTGGCATGTTACTCAAGTTTATGCGTGTGTAGGCAAAATTGCTGCTAGTGACCTCTTCTTTGAGAACAACATGTTTATTTCATTGACACCAGTACACGTATTTATATAGTCGTACATGAGTAAAATAAAATCTCTTCATGGTACTCAAGCACTCTTCTAACACATGATCAGTGGGAGAGGCTAGATTAGGCAAAGTTCTGGCAAGGTATTCCATGCGACCCAGGCTGTTTTCTTGCTATGTTTAACAAAGGTTAAGCCAGTGTTACTCGGCATAATACTTGAATTTAGGAGCAGTCATGCCTCTCTTACTGAATTTGCCCATCAGTTTTGTGTCTTTGGTGGTGGTTACACTCACATGCCTGTCCAGCTCCAAGATTGATGCCTTGTGAAGCTCTTCAAAGCCACCTAGCTGTTCACAGAAGAAACACAAATCCATACCAGCTTCAGAAATACTTGATGACTTTGATCTTTGTTTAGAGATACATGCTGCATCTTTACTTCTATAAGCACTTCCTTGTAGTTGTCTCTTTTCTGCCATTTTTAGTATGGTACTGTTAAATTGCAGCATGCATGTTTTATGCCATTTCACATTGTTTATTGAAAGACTCTCCTTAATGCCATGACCCTCATCTAGTCCTGCCAATTGTAAGGTGTTTGGTATTTCTCCTTGGTCATGCAACCTAATTAGGTGTTTAGTCAGTGACTTGTATCAAGCCCACTTGTCTGGTTGTTTTGATTGACTTGAACATTGAAGGGACTTGTTTCTGTTTTCCTGACAAATTACGCATAATTCCAAGTTTGTTGAGGATAGACTACTTTATGATATGCATGACTGTGCTGCTTCTACAAGCTTGAATATGTTTTACGTTATTAAGTGTATTTACTGTTCATCACTACTATATTAGTCTACAGCTACATTTTACGCTGTACCATCAGGCGCCAACAACAAAACACTACACTGATCTTTATcctgaaatataatataaaatatttttgtaaaaacaatatatcaaattatataatgaaCAATGGTGCACGAATTTGATGAAAAAAACCATATGTACAGTATTGGACTactataataataatcataaatgaTGCACACGCTGACAGTAATTATTAGTATATCGTGGAGCTTATTAATTAATACGGGTGAAGTGAGAAGCCACGTATGCTGTGTACATAGATATTAATTGAAGTTTGGACTGTAATATTATACAACGATAAGCTGTTTAAACTGGTGCATTCGTTTGATCGCTTATGTTAAACAAGCACgggatttattatatataaacgtAAACAAAAGATGAATCATCAAAATTTGGTTTCaagatagttttatatttttttaaggcAGCAGTTCAAAGTACGTCGATGGTTTATCTAAACTCAAgaaaaagttaataacattgCGTTGCACACAGTGTGCCTGGTGGAGTAGTTTAATGAGAGTAAAGCCggaattacatttttatgttttaaaacatgatTC is from Tachypleus tridentatus isolate NWPU-2018 chromosome 2, ASM421037v1, whole genome shotgun sequence and encodes:
- the LOC143235406 gene encoding lysosomal proton-coupled steroid conjugate and bile acid symporter SLC46A3-like, which encodes MSKLVPHEELGRVFFMLAMMESTVPVLGTTSYSQLYNATVGIYPGISYLTASIFIIFPSSFSHGAYYLTRKLTNNMKDFKLKKKLEEKEPRIQKFPLP